One Candidatus Tectomicrobia bacterium genomic region harbors:
- a CDS encoding methyltransferase domain-containing protein has translation MNRDRSLIHSKAEGFFENIWKEGDFWDFESSPFEKAKYARLLEMLEGRRYPRALEIACGGGAFTRRMASLCDSVVGVDIAPSAIERARRSSAGAGNVEFRVANAMEMDLGAGGPWDLIVISEVIYYFGWLYTFFEVGWFAAQAVDSLRPGGRLLLVSTCGGTQDYLLSRWHVRTYRDLFLNVGCALDSEEVHRGEKNGVAIDALFSLFSKPPGWELPRP, from the coding sequence ATGAACCGGGACCGCAGCCTCATCCACTCGAAGGCCGAGGGCTTCTTCGAGAACATCTGGAAGGAGGGGGACTTCTGGGACTTCGAGTCGTCCCCCTTCGAGAAGGCGAAGTACGCCCGGCTGCTGGAGATGCTGGAGGGGCGCCGCTACCCCCGCGCCCTCGAGATCGCCTGCGGCGGAGGGGCCTTCACCCGGCGGATGGCCTCCTTGTGCGACAGCGTCGTGGGCGTGGACATCGCTCCCTCGGCCATCGAGCGCGCCCGGCGGTCCTCCGCGGGGGCGGGGAACGTGGAGTTCCGGGTGGCGAACGCCATGGAGATGGACCTCGGGGCCGGCGGCCCCTGGGACCTGATCGTGATCAGCGAGGTCATCTACTACTTCGGATGGCTCTACACGTTCTTCGAGGTGGGCTGGTTCGCCGCCCAGGCGGTCGACTCGCTCCGGCCGGGAGGGCGGCTCCTGCTCGTGAGCACCTGCGGAGGCACGCAGGACTATCTGCTTTCCCGCTGGCACGTGCGGACCTACCGAGACCTCTTCCTGAACGTGGGCTGCGCGCTCGATTCGGAGGAGGTCCACCGGGGAGAGAAGAACGGCGTGGCCATCGACGCCTTGTTCTCACTCTTCTCCAAGCCTCCGGGCTGGGAGCTCCCCCGGCCCTAG
- a CDS encoding TonB family protein — translation MSRERRSPGVALPLLISLLLHLLAFAAFSLQALWPARLAESRPPAFRVVSVELPKPEETVPENPESRLLSDANRKESGEALTGPEPRLPREAEDKVPARRGAPQEQTASLPPSPPSPPAPPVPEVQAVPPTPREPAPKPPEPEAKPPEPPQASRPPGPRPAPRQEQARAVPPKEEPREKPKEEPRREPKKEEAKPQRARPPQRPAPPQDPLAMFRARPKGRPDAPNLKLSDEEADRIARASLEKDLKKEEIGEAISLDTRDFRFSSYFAHIKERIQSHWSWPREARDYSGRLVLRFILSADGRLRQVELLTSSGYRILDDEALSAVTKAAPFKPFPPGLGRKFLNIEGTFVYEHAGRRVVP, via the coding sequence ATGAGCCGCGAGAGGCGCTCGCCGGGGGTCGCCCTCCCCCTCCTGATATCCCTTCTGCTCCATCTCCTGGCGTTCGCCGCCTTCAGCCTTCAGGCGCTCTGGCCGGCCCGGCTGGCGGAGAGCCGCCCGCCCGCCTTCCGGGTGGTTTCGGTCGAGCTGCCCAAGCCCGAGGAGACGGTGCCGGAGAACCCGGAGAGCCGCCTCCTCTCGGACGCCAACCGCAAGGAGAGCGGGGAGGCGCTGACCGGCCCCGAGCCCCGGCTCCCCCGCGAGGCGGAGGACAAGGTCCCGGCCCGCCGGGGCGCCCCCCAGGAGCAGACGGCCTCGCTCCCGCCCTCGCCGCCCTCTCCCCCGGCGCCCCCCGTGCCCGAGGTCCAGGCGGTCCCCCCCACCCCCCGGGAGCCCGCGCCCAAGCCCCCCGAGCCCGAAGCGAAGCCGCCCGAGCCTCCGCAGGCATCCCGGCCGCCCGGGCCCCGGCCGGCGCCCCGGCAGGAGCAGGCGAGAGCGGTTCCTCCGAAGGAGGAACCGAGGGAGAAACCGAAAGAGGAGCCCCGGCGGGAGCCGAAGAAGGAAGAGGCCAAGCCCCAGCGGGCGCGGCCGCCCCAGCGCCCGGCCCCGCCCCAGGACCCCCTCGCCATGTTCCGGGCCCGGCCGAAGGGCCGCCCGGACGCGCCCAACCTCAAGCTCTCGGACGAGGAGGCGGATCGCATCGCCCGCGCCTCGCTCGAGAAGGATCTCAAGAAGGAGGAGATCGGCGAGGCCATCTCGCTCGACACGCGGGACTTCCGCTTCTCCTCCTACTTCGCCCACATCAAGGAGCGCATCCAGAGCCACTGGAGCTGGCCCCGCGAGGCGCGCGATTACTCGGGGAGGCTGGTGCTGCGCTTCATCCTCTCGGCGGACGGCCGGCTGCGCCAGGTGGAGCTCCTCACCTCCTCGGGGTACCGCATCCTGGACGACGAGGCCCTCTCCGCCGTCACAAAGGCGGCGCCCTTCAAGCCCTTCCCGCCGGGCCTGGGGCGCAAGTTCCTCAACATCGAGGGCACCTTCGTCTACGAGCACGCCGGCCGCCGGGTGGTGCCGTGA
- a CDS encoding addiction module protein, whose product MTTVIAEIEAKFRSLSDGEKAEVLRSLLAELDGPAEAGAERAWLEEARKRHRELAEGKVQPVAADRVFENLRSRLDG is encoded by the coding sequence ATGACTACCGTGATCGCCGAGATCGAGGCGAAGTTCCGGTCCTTGAGCGACGGGGAAAAGGCGGAGGTGCTCCGCTCTCTCCTCGCCGAGCTGGACGGGCCGGCCGAGGCTGGCGCCGAGCGCGCCTGGCTGGAGGAGGCGAGGAAGCGTCACCGCGAGTTGGCCGAGGGCAAGGTGCAGCCCGTTGCCGCCGACCGTGTGTTTGAGAATCTGCGCTCCCGCCTCGACGGATGA
- a CDS encoding cupin domain-containing protein: MAARKDSFGHRFRAIPNRTVPWQDKEVKPLLNQPDGVKIKLFHRDPGMKRLDFIVKFPKGHVEGRHTHKSWHTCLVMKGRVIVDGKTYRPGDYVFGWTEAHGPLHYPDGAEIFVVFMGEGSQHEWVEPEGDGKAGRAAPRAKKKSVRR; the protein is encoded by the coding sequence ATGGCGGCGAGAAAGGACTCCTTCGGCCATCGCTTCCGGGCCATCCCGAACCGCACCGTCCCCTGGCAGGACAAGGAGGTGAAGCCTCTCCTCAACCAGCCCGACGGGGTGAAGATCAAGCTCTTCCACCGGGACCCCGGAATGAAGCGGCTCGACTTCATCGTGAAGTTCCCCAAGGGCCACGTCGAGGGGCGGCATACCCACAAGAGCTGGCACACCTGCCTCGTCATGAAGGGGCGGGTCATCGTGGACGGCAAGACCTACCGTCCGGGCGACTACGTATTCGGCTGGACGGAGGCCCATGGCCCCCTCCACTACCCGGACGGCGCCGAGATCTTCGTCGTCTTCATGGGAGAAGGCTCCCAGCACGAATGGGTCGAGCCGGAAGGGGACGGAAAGGCCGGCCGGGCGGCGCCCCGGGCCAAGAAGAAGTCTGTCCGGCGCTGA
- a CDS encoding ChbG/HpnK family deacetylase encodes MDAAKLLIVNGDDFGLSRGINAGIIEAHEHGILTSASLMVRGPAAAGAAAYARGNAALSLGLHVDLGEWVCPGGNWELLYEVVPRQDKAAVRREVRRQIQAFRKLAGMEPTHLDSHQHFHRTEPVRSILMEAAERLGVPLREVTPEISYCGRFYGQTAEGRSIPDFLTVRHLLGLLEELPAGVTELCCHPGIGADFASPYLAERAEEVRVLCSPKVREALPGLEISLCSFRAVQQAIRSGILTPAAE; translated from the coding sequence GTGGATGCCGCCAAGCTTCTCATCGTGAACGGAGATGATTTCGGCCTGAGCCGGGGCATCAACGCCGGCATCATCGAAGCGCATGAGCACGGCATCCTCACCAGCGCCAGCCTCATGGTCCGGGGGCCCGCCGCCGCCGGGGCGGCCGCCTACGCACGAGGGAACGCCGCGCTCAGCCTGGGCCTCCACGTGGACCTGGGCGAGTGGGTCTGCCCCGGCGGGAACTGGGAGCTGCTCTACGAGGTGGTCCCGCGCCAGGACAAGGCGGCCGTCCGCAGGGAGGTCCGGCGGCAGATCCAGGCCTTCCGGAAGCTCGCCGGCATGGAACCGACGCACCTGGATTCCCACCAGCACTTCCACCGCACCGAGCCCGTCCGCTCCATCCTGATGGAAGCGGCGGAGCGGCTCGGGGTTCCCTTGCGGGAGGTCACGCCGGAGATATCCTATTGCGGCAGGTTCTACGGGCAGACCGCCGAGGGCCGCTCCATCCCCGACTTCCTCACGGTCCGGCATCTGCTCGGCCTCCTGGAAGAGCTTCCGGCGGGCGTGACGGAGCTGTGCTGCCATCCCGGCATCGGGGCGGATTTCGCCTCCCCCTACCTGGCCGAGCGCGCGGAGGAGGTAAGGGTCCTCTGCAGCCCGAAGGTGCGCGAGGCGCTGCCCGGGCTGGAAATCTCCCTCTGCTCGTTCCGGGCCGTGCAGCAGGCGATCCGATCGGGCATTCTCACTCCCGCCGCGGAGTGA
- a CDS encoding NAD(P)-dependent oxidoreductase → MPRGKVVGLIGIGRMGLPIAIRYSKAGWTVLGRDIAPRQQAAFARLKGARKASLAEIARECPVVLFCVPSSKEVASCLKGRDGLLANASGRLVIYDLTTSDPLETRKNARAAGTKGHAYLDAGMSGGPGGILEGKLTLMLGGDKKVFERTKAVFGPFTSNLFHLGEVGAGHAMKLLNNMVLHTIYLATCEAARLAEKLDLSVADMIRIFNVSTAYSYISRHRFPNNILNGSWNAAARVYNPYKDVGIAVKLGRKLKARIPHAEETYAFLAKAVKRGMIEKDYSLLYKDFGKIQRVRLGKK, encoded by the coding sequence ATGCCCCGAGGCAAGGTGGTGGGCTTGATCGGCATCGGGCGGATGGGGCTCCCCATCGCCATCCGCTATTCGAAGGCGGGCTGGACGGTGCTCGGGCGGGACATCGCGCCGAGGCAGCAGGCCGCCTTCGCCAGGCTCAAGGGCGCGCGCAAGGCCTCGCTCGCCGAGATCGCCCGGGAGTGCCCCGTCGTCCTCTTCTGCGTCCCCTCGTCCAAGGAGGTCGCCTCCTGCCTCAAGGGCCGGGACGGCCTCCTGGCCAACGCCTCCGGCCGGCTCGTGATCTACGATCTCACGACCTCGGATCCCCTGGAGACGCGGAAGAACGCCCGGGCGGCCGGGACCAAGGGCCACGCCTACCTCGACGCCGGGATGAGCGGGGGACCGGGCGGCATCCTGGAGGGCAAGCTGACGCTGATGCTGGGGGGAGACAAGAAGGTCTTCGAGCGCACGAAAGCGGTCTTCGGCCCTTTCACCTCGAACCTCTTTCACCTGGGCGAGGTGGGCGCGGGCCACGCCATGAAGCTCCTCAACAACATGGTGCTCCACACCATCTACCTCGCCACCTGCGAGGCCGCCCGCCTGGCGGAGAAGCTCGATCTCTCGGTCGCGGACATGATCCGCATCTTCAACGTCTCGACCGCCTACAGCTACATCAGCCGCCACCGCTTCCCGAACAACATCCTGAACGGCTCCTGGAACGCCGCCGCTCGCGTCTACAATCCCTACAAGGACGTGGGCATCGCCGTGAAGCTCGGCCGCAAGCTCAAGGCCCGCATTCCCCATGCGGAGGAAACTTACGCCTTTCTCGCCAAGGCCGTGAAGCGGGGGATGATCGAGAAGGACTACTCGCTGCTCTACAAGGACTTCGGGAAAATCCAGAGGGTGAGACTGGGGAAGAAGTAG
- a CDS encoding glycosyltransferase family 4 protein — protein MRIAQIAPLWASVPPSHYGGTEAIVHLLTEELVRRGHEVTLFASGDSRTDGRLRPACDVNLIDAMARGEAWTYEGYANANLVEALREAESFDIIHCHLGCRAIPIGTLSRTPIFHRINSALTPDDLWILSRYPDVPIIAQTHSQIASVPPARRQNIRIIYNGVNVNAYEPSYLPGKYLAFLGRMSPLKNPLGAIQIAGKASLPIVLAGAPENLEEEDYFSAHIRPRIDGKHVTYIGRVAHAQKNELLKNAAALLFPIEWEEPFGNVMVEAMACGTPVLACNRGAVSEVIDYGKTGFYGDSPESVASFVPRTLELDRAAIRAHAQKRFSHIRMVDQYLQTYEDFTGIAASLACSA, from the coding sequence CTGCGAATCGCCCAGATCGCCCCCCTGTGGGCCAGCGTCCCGCCCTCCCACTACGGGGGAACGGAGGCCATCGTCCACCTGCTGACCGAGGAGCTCGTAAGGCGCGGCCATGAAGTGACCCTTTTCGCCTCGGGAGACTCCCGAACGGATGGCAGGCTCCGCCCGGCCTGCGACGTAAACCTCATCGACGCGATGGCCCGGGGAGAAGCCTGGACCTACGAGGGTTACGCCAACGCGAACCTCGTGGAGGCCCTTCGAGAGGCCGAATCATTCGACATCATCCATTGCCATCTGGGGTGCCGCGCAATCCCCATCGGAACCCTTTCCAGGACCCCCATCTTCCACAGGATCAACAGCGCGCTGACGCCCGACGATCTGTGGATCCTGAGCCGCTATCCGGACGTTCCGATCATCGCCCAAACCCACTCTCAAATCGCCTCCGTCCCGCCCGCGCGCCGCCAGAACATCCGGATCATTTATAACGGCGTCAACGTCAACGCCTACGAGCCTTCGTATCTTCCCGGCAAGTACCTGGCCTTCCTCGGCCGCATGTCCCCGCTGAAGAATCCGCTGGGCGCCATCCAAATCGCCGGGAAGGCCTCGCTCCCCATCGTCCTGGCGGGGGCGCCCGAAAACCTGGAAGAGGAGGATTACTTTTCCGCGCACATCCGCCCCCGCATCGACGGGAAGCACGTCACCTACATCGGGCGCGTGGCCCACGCGCAGAAGAATGAACTGCTCAAGAACGCGGCCGCCCTGCTCTTCCCCATCGAGTGGGAGGAGCCCTTCGGGAACGTCATGGTCGAAGCGATGGCGTGCGGCACGCCGGTGCTCGCCTGCAACCGGGGCGCCGTGAGCGAAGTGATCGATTACGGGAAAACCGGCTTCTACGGGGACTCCCCCGAGTCGGTGGCCTCCTTCGTCCCCCGGACCTTGGAGCTCGACCGGGCGGCCATCCGGGCGCACGCCCAGAAGCGGTTCAGCCACATCCGGATGGTCGACCAATACCTCCAGACGTACGAAGATTTCACGGGCATCGCGGCCAGCCTGGCCTGTTCGGCCTGA
- a CDS encoding metal-dependent transcriptional regulator: MVERLSKHVEDYLKNIYKLQAESAPVSTKSIAERMNLSPASVTSMTQKLHQMELLDYTPYKGVTLTARGEKVALEIIRHHRLLELYLNQKMGMEWHKVDAEAEELEHVLSEELEAAMDHALDYPTLDPHGDPIPAKDGTMVSAEEEVLTDIPPGRATRVTRVLQDDAEVLRRLGQLGFYPEAALEVRRQDPLAGTVTVILGGKSVTIGREIALRIFAAK, translated from the coding sequence ATGGTGGAACGCCTGAGCAAGCACGTCGAGGACTACCTGAAGAACATCTACAAGCTCCAGGCCGAGTCCGCGCCCGTCTCCACCAAGTCCATCGCCGAGCGGATGAACCTCTCGCCGGCCTCGGTGACCAGCATGACCCAGAAGCTCCACCAGATGGAGCTGCTGGACTACACCCCCTACAAGGGCGTCACCCTGACGGCGCGCGGGGAGAAAGTGGCCCTCGAGATCATCCGCCACCACCGCCTGCTTGAGCTCTACCTGAACCAGAAGATGGGGATGGAGTGGCACAAGGTGGACGCCGAGGCGGAGGAGCTCGAGCACGTGCTCTCGGAGGAGCTCGAGGCCGCCATGGACCACGCCCTCGACTATCCCACTCTCGATCCCCACGGGGATCCAATCCCGGCCAAGGACGGCACCATGGTGAGCGCGGAGGAGGAGGTGCTCACGGACATCCCCCCCGGCCGCGCCACCCGCGTCACCCGGGTGCTCCAGGACGACGCCGAGGTGCTCCGCCGCCTGGGCCAGCTCGGCTTCTATCCCGAGGCCGCCCTCGAGGTACGCCGCCAGGACCCGCTCGCGGGGACCGTCACCGTGATCCTCGGGGGAAAGAGCGTCACCATCGGCCGCGAGATAGCCCTGCGCATTTTCGCCGCGAAGTAA
- a CDS encoding type II toxin-antitoxin system RelE/ParE family toxin translates to MRLEFHPEAERELIEAALRYELQVPGLGRRFGVEVRRACDLLLEQPALGHPVEPDLRQFVLDRFPFTLIYSLPPESVRVLAISHHRRRPGYWRSRMLS, encoded by the coding sequence ATGAGGCTGGAGTTCCACCCGGAGGCGGAGCGGGAACTCATCGAGGCGGCTCTCCGCTACGAGCTTCAGGTGCCGGGGTTAGGCCGGCGATTCGGTGTTGAAGTGAGGCGGGCTTGCGACCTTCTTCTGGAGCAGCCCGCGCTAGGGCATCCGGTGGAGCCGGACCTCCGCCAATTTGTTCTGGATCGTTTTCCCTTCACCCTTATCTATTCGCTACCACCCGAATCAGTCCGCGTTCTTGCCATCTCTCATCATCGGCGGCGGCCCGGTTATTGGCGTTCAAGAATGTTATCTTAG
- a CDS encoding NAD(P)-dependent glycerol-3-phosphate dehydrogenase, with protein MSLLRIAVIGAGAWGTALADLLAERGHEVTLWVYESDLCARMASSRENDIYLPRARLNGGLRFTSDLAQAASAGQDLLLSVMPSHVVRAVWRRMAESLHPDAIIVSATKGIEEKTLLLPTQIIAECMREGGAGDRPLAALSGPTFAQEAADRKPTAVAAASEDEEGPACVQAAFAGTCVRVYTAPDPIGTQLGGALKNVVALAAGIADGLELGYNARAALIVRGLAEMARLGTAMGGHPETFAGLAGLGDLVLTCTGDLSRNRTVGMRLGKGEKLEGILASMTGVAEGVHTAPAAAGLARRHGAELPICAQVHAVLFEGKDPREAVKELMARPLKAERV; from the coding sequence ATGAGCCTTCTGCGCATCGCCGTCATCGGGGCGGGGGCCTGGGGCACCGCGCTGGCCGATCTTCTCGCCGAGCGCGGGCACGAGGTCACCCTCTGGGTGTACGAGTCCGATCTCTGCGCCCGCATGGCGAGCTCGCGCGAGAACGATATCTACCTTCCCCGGGCGCGCCTGAACGGAGGGCTGCGCTTCACGTCCGATCTCGCCCAGGCCGCCTCGGCCGGGCAGGACCTCCTCCTCTCCGTCATGCCGAGCCACGTCGTGCGCGCCGTCTGGCGGAGGATGGCGGAGAGCCTGCATCCGGACGCCATCATTGTGAGCGCGACCAAGGGCATCGAGGAGAAGACGCTCCTCCTGCCCACCCAGATCATCGCCGAGTGCATGCGGGAGGGGGGCGCGGGGGACCGTCCCCTCGCTGCCCTCTCGGGCCCCACCTTCGCCCAGGAGGCAGCGGACCGGAAGCCGACCGCCGTCGCCGCGGCGTCGGAGGATGAGGAAGGGCCGGCCTGCGTCCAGGCCGCCTTCGCGGGCACCTGCGTCCGCGTCTACACGGCCCCCGATCCGATCGGCACCCAGCTCGGCGGCGCGCTCAAGAACGTGGTCGCGCTCGCGGCGGGCATCGCCGACGGCCTCGAGCTGGGCTACAACGCCCGCGCGGCCCTCATCGTGCGGGGCCTGGCCGAGATGGCCCGCCTGGGCACGGCCATGGGCGGCCACCCCGAGACCTTCGCCGGCCTCGCCGGGCTGGGAGATCTGGTGTTGACATGCACGGGCGACCTGAGCCGCAACCGCACCGTGGGGATGCGGCTCGGCAAGGGCGAGAAGCTCGAGGGCATCCTCGCCTCGATGACGGGGGTGGCCGAGGGAGTCCACACCGCCCCCGCCGCCGCCGGCCTCGCCCGCCGCCACGGCGCGGAACTCCCCATCTGCGCCCAGGTCCACGCCGTCCTCTTCGAGGGGAAGGACCCCCGGGAGGCCGTCAAGGAGCTCATGGCCCGGCCCCTCAAGGCGGAGCGGGTGTAG
- a CDS encoding ferritin-like domain-containing protein, producing MAEARKDILVSWLNDAYAMEKSLINILEKRVKDGTPAEAQSRYRQHLEETRRHAQMVEGCVSRLGETTSTLKNMMGTLFGKQQGLGAGLFKDEQVKNALSDYASENLEIASYKALIVAAEDFGDPEIASVCRRILEEEERMAQWLADQSLPLTVKNVFRHAA from the coding sequence ATGGCCGAGGCACGAAAGGATATTCTAGTTTCCTGGCTGAATGACGCTTACGCGATGGAGAAATCGCTCATCAACATCCTGGAGAAGCGGGTCAAGGACGGAACGCCGGCGGAGGCCCAGTCGCGGTACCGGCAGCACCTGGAAGAGACCCGCCGCCACGCCCAGATGGTGGAAGGTTGCGTGTCCCGTCTGGGCGAGACCACATCCACCCTGAAGAACATGATGGGGACGCTCTTCGGGAAGCAGCAGGGTCTGGGGGCCGGCCTGTTCAAGGACGAGCAGGTGAAGAACGCCCTGTCGGACTACGCGTCGGAGAACCTGGAGATCGCCTCGTACAAGGCCTTGATCGTCGCGGCCGAGGACTTCGGCGACCCAGAGATCGCCTCCGTCTGCCGGCGCATCCTGGAGGAGGAGGAGCGTATGGCGCAGTGGCTGGCGGACCAGAGCCTGCCCCTCACGGTCAAGAATGTTTTCAGGCACGCCGCCTGA
- the dps gene encoding DNA starvation/stationary phase protection protein Dps produces the protein MATQADKLHRTANDLPAETRKEIIPLLQASLADTLDLQTHMRQAHWNLKGPNFYSLHKLFDEVVASAGIWIDEIGERIVMLGGQARGTARAAAAETRLPDYPLDITAERDHLQAAVASLSTYCGSTRDCIGACQDLGDETSAHIFIETSRAVDKYLWFAEAHLQ, from the coding sequence ATGGCAACCCAGGCCGACAAGCTGCACCGGACCGCCAACGATCTTCCCGCCGAGACGCGGAAGGAGATCATCCCGCTCCTCCAAGCGTCCCTGGCGGATACCCTGGATCTGCAGACCCACATGCGGCAGGCCCATTGGAACCTGAAGGGCCCGAATTTCTACTCGCTCCACAAGCTGTTCGACGAGGTCGTGGCTTCGGCGGGGATATGGATCGACGAGATCGGGGAGCGCATCGTGATGCTGGGCGGCCAGGCGAGGGGCACGGCCCGCGCCGCGGCGGCGGAGACGCGCCTGCCGGATTACCCGCTGGACATCACGGCCGAGCGGGATCATCTCCAGGCGGCGGTCGCGTCGCTCTCGACCTACTGCGGCTCGACGCGCGACTGCATCGGAGCCTGCCAGGACCTGGGCGACGAAACCTCGGCCCATATCTTCATCGAAACGTCGCGCGCCGTGGACAAGTACCTCTGGTTCGCCGAGGCCCACTTGCAATAG
- a CDS encoding DUF1330 domain-containing protein translates to MSACVVVHVEVKDPEKFKEYSAKAPATVAAHKGEFIVRGRVAEVFCGEHDRKQAVAIRFPSVEAARAWYRSPEYQALIPNRDAAAEMTFICLEEAAPPSR, encoded by the coding sequence TTGAGCGCATGCGTCGTGGTACACGTAGAGGTGAAGGACCCGGAGAAGTTCAAGGAGTATTCCGCGAAGGCTCCGGCCACGGTGGCCGCCCACAAGGGCGAGTTCATCGTGCGCGGGCGGGTGGCCGAGGTCTTCTGCGGGGAGCACGACCGCAAGCAGGCCGTGGCCATCCGCTTCCCCAGCGTCGAGGCGGCGCGCGCCTGGTATCGCTCGCCCGAGTACCAGGCCCTCATCCCGAACCGGGACGCGGCCGCCGAGATGACCTTCATCTGCCTTGAGGAGGCGGCCCCGCCCTCGCGGTAG
- a CDS encoding ABC transporter ATP-binding protein: protein MKMYGRLLAYLWPHRAQFGTVLLTLFLEIGLEVLKPWPMKILLDQVLGQHSGAVDGIFSYMPGSETPEGLLVWVCASTLILFLLAWLMTQINLVSTVRLGQRMVYDLAADIFHHLQRLSLTFHNRRPVGDTVARVTGDTYCANSLIGGALLPALQSLVMLAAMFVIMWRLEPTMTLLAMGVAPFLILSIRIFGKPMQQRGRERRHLEGQMAAMVAQAMSAIPAVQAFTREPIEQARFRSFADQTVTAYERSAHADMWFKLFVGLVTSVGTAGIMYLGALYVLQGKVTVGTIILFLSYLQSLYTPLNAITYTASTIQDAAARAERALEILDTPLDVEDRPSAREVKLEGRIRYESVAFGYERGQLAIKDISFEAGPGETLAIVGPTGAGKTTLVSLLVRFYDPRDGRITVDGQDIRGIRLRCLREQVAIVLQESFIFPLSVAENISYGRPDATREQIEAAAIAANAHDFIQRLPEGYDTVVGERGATLSGGEKQRLSIARAFLKDAPILILDEPTSALDARTESLLLEALNRLMENRTTFIIAHRLSTIRNADRIIVLDRGRIVESGTHTELVALDRLYASLYRQQMEIARHEPIPAAPGE from the coding sequence ATGAAGATGTACGGGCGCCTCCTTGCTTATTTATGGCCCCATCGCGCGCAATTCGGGACCGTCCTGCTGACCCTGTTCCTCGAAATCGGCTTGGAGGTGCTGAAACCCTGGCCGATGAAAATCCTGCTGGACCAGGTGCTCGGCCAGCACTCCGGCGCGGTGGACGGGATATTCTCTTACATGCCGGGGAGCGAAACCCCGGAGGGGCTGCTCGTCTGGGTATGCGCCAGCACCCTGATCCTCTTCCTGCTGGCCTGGCTCATGACCCAGATCAATCTCGTCTCCACCGTCCGGCTGGGCCAGCGGATGGTGTACGATCTGGCGGCGGACATCTTTCACCACCTCCAGCGCCTCTCGCTGACCTTCCACAACCGCCGGCCCGTTGGCGACACCGTGGCCCGGGTGACCGGGGACACCTACTGCGCGAACTCCCTGATCGGCGGCGCCTTGCTGCCTGCCCTTCAATCCTTGGTCATGCTGGCGGCTATGTTCGTCATCATGTGGCGCCTTGAGCCCACGATGACGCTGCTCGCCATGGGGGTGGCCCCCTTCCTGATCCTCTCCATCCGGATTTTTGGGAAGCCGATGCAGCAGCGTGGCCGTGAACGCAGGCACCTCGAAGGGCAGATGGCGGCCATGGTGGCACAGGCCATGAGCGCGATCCCGGCGGTCCAGGCCTTCACCCGGGAGCCGATCGAGCAGGCGCGCTTCCGCTCCTTCGCGGACCAGACGGTCACGGCCTACGAGCGCTCCGCGCACGCGGACATGTGGTTCAAGCTCTTCGTCGGGCTCGTGACCTCGGTGGGCACCGCGGGGATCATGTACCTGGGCGCGCTCTACGTGCTGCAGGGGAAGGTGACGGTAGGGACCATCATCCTCTTCCTCTCCTACCTACAGTCGCTGTATACGCCGCTCAACGCCATCACCTACACGGCCTCGACCATCCAGGACGCGGCCGCGCGGGCGGAGCGCGCGCTGGAGATCCTCGACACCCCCCTCGACGTGGAGGACCGGCCCAGCGCCCGCGAGGTGAAACTCGAGGGCCGCATCCGCTACGAGAGTGTCGCTTTCGGCTACGAGCGGGGGCAGCTGGCGATCAAGGACATCTCCTTCGAGGCCGGCCCGGGCGAGACGCTGGCCATCGTCGGCCCCACGGGGGCGGGCAAGACCACCCTCGTCAGCCTCCTGGTCCGCTTCTACGACCCCCGGGACGGCCGCATCACCGTGGACGGGCAGGACATCCGGGGCATCCGGCTGCGCTGCCTGCGCGAGCAGGTGGCCATCGTGCTCCAGGAGTCCTTCATCTTCCCGCTCAGCGTCGCTGAGAACATCTCCTACGGCCGGCCGGACGCCACCCGGGAGCAGATCGAGGCGGCCGCCATCGCCGCCAACGCGCACGACTTCATCCAGCGCCTCCCCGAGGGCTACGACACGGTGGTCGGGGAGAGGGGCGCCACCCTCTCGGGCGGGGAGAAGCAGCGCCTCTCCATCGCGCGCGCCTTCCTGAAGGACGCTCCCATCCTCATCCTGGACGAGCCGACCTCGGCCCTGGACGCCCGGACGGAAAGCCTGCTCCTAGAGGCCCTAAACCGCCTCATGGAAAACCGGACGACCTTCATCATCGCCCACCGCCTCTCGACTATCCGCAACGCCGATCGTATCATCGTCCTGGATCGGGGCCGGATCGTGGAGTCGGGGACGCACACGGAGCTGGTGGCGCTCGACCGCCTCTACGCCAGCCTCTATCGGCAGCAAATGGAGATCGCACGGCATGAGCCTATTCCCGCCGCACCGGGAGAGTAA